Proteins encoded together in one Pseudoalteromonas xiamenensis window:
- a CDS encoding helix-turn-helix domain-containing protein, producing MQTCEELEVTQRVREIIDELKARRGYTKKRVCDLLGIGQSTLDDYLNGKSSFKLDTLIKLSQISRLSLSDIVEGTKNYDRQLHETSDLKIKQLIRKGIELSFIVLLGSMIGANFLLLVIPLLVVFTFLSRKEPHGQLFSAFILILSVFELGLTIPFERYIYGQYSSFIQNSTIFSIHLLMDIITFVCIRNYQTISLFILYRKPLKERLVYFNTSSILSPLLFTYLIFCLTDAIALAENLIRHLDKIGINDSFAARFSHWTFWFHHYPEIKTTLVCFVLFLLYSNLMLHRSPKTISLS from the coding sequence ATGCAAACCTGTGAAGAGCTAGAAGTCACACAGCGCGTTCGTGAGATAATCGATGAGCTTAAAGCAAGACGCGGTTACACCAAAAAGCGCGTGTGCGATTTATTGGGCATTGGTCAATCCACCTTAGATGATTATCTTAATGGTAAATCGTCTTTTAAACTCGATACGTTGATCAAGCTCTCTCAAATTAGTCGCTTAAGTCTTTCTGATATCGTTGAAGGGACTAAAAATTATGACCGTCAATTGCACGAAACCAGCGATTTAAAAATCAAGCAACTTATCCGTAAAGGTATCGAGCTGAGCTTTATTGTTCTACTCGGTTCTATGATTGGGGCTAATTTCCTATTGCTAGTCATTCCTCTACTAGTCGTGTTTACCTTTTTATCAAGGAAGGAACCTCACGGCCAACTTTTCTCTGCGTTTATACTTATTCTTTCGGTTTTTGAATTAGGGTTAACCATCCCTTTTGAACGATATATATATGGCCAGTATTCTTCTTTCATACAAAACAGCACGATATTCTCAATCCATTTACTAATGGATATCATTACGTTCGTTTGCATTCGTAATTACCAAACCATCTCTCTATTCATTTTGTATAGAAAGCCTTTAAAGGAACGACTTGTGTACTTCAATACAAGCAGCATACTCAGCCCACTCCTTTTTACTTATCTTATTTTTTGTCTTACCGACGCTATCGCATTAGCAGAAAATTTGATCCGACATTTAGACAAAATCGGCATTAATGACTCTTTTGCAGCTCGATTTTCCCATTGGACTTTCTGGTTCCATCACTATCCAGAGATAAAAACAACGTTAGTCTGTTTTGTTCTTTTCTTACTGTATAGTAATTTGATGCTTCATCGCTCGCCCAAAACAATCTCATTAAGTTAA
- a CDS encoding helix-turn-helix domain-containing protein: protein MQIPEEIEVTQRVREIIDNLKAKRGYTKKRVCDLLGIGQSTLDDYLNGKSSFKLDTLIKLSQISRLSLSEIVEGTKEYDYQLKTSEEFKLKEIARKGIELSLIILVAMSSGVYYLSFFVLALIAVYFLSKKSLGSQFIILTIVASTIIELGFTIPFKLFIYNQYSGYFQNNTIYSIHLIMDSITLTCIWNYQTLACYFHKSRSLKEILSLFDKCHIHAPMIVVYFAFCFVDIAAIVENQIRNMERLGLDETLASQFYHWQFIYDYYATVKVTLICCTAFLLISNLSIIKSTQKRASA, encoded by the coding sequence ATGCAAATCCCGGAAGAAATTGAAGTCACACAACGTGTTAGAGAAATTATTGATAACTTAAAAGCCAAACGCGGCTACACGAAGAAACGTGTGTGTGATTTGTTGGGGATTGGTCAATCCACCTTAGACGATTATCTTAATGGCAAGTCGTCTTTTAAACTCGATACGTTGATCAAGCTATCGCAAATTAGTCGTTTAAGTCTTTCGGAGATCGTTGAAGGGACAAAAGAGTATGATTATCAACTGAAGACGTCTGAAGAGTTCAAACTGAAGGAGATTGCACGTAAGGGAATAGAACTTAGTTTAATTATTCTCGTTGCAATGTCTTCTGGCGTTTACTACCTAAGCTTTTTTGTCCTTGCGCTAATCGCGGTTTATTTTTTATCTAAAAAATCCTTAGGATCACAGTTTATTATTTTAACAATTGTCGCATCTACAATTATTGAACTGGGGTTTACTATCCCATTCAAGCTATTCATATACAATCAATATTCAGGATATTTCCAGAACAATACTATATACTCCATACACTTAATAATGGATTCAATTACTCTTACCTGCATTTGGAATTACCAAACTCTTGCATGCTATTTTCATAAATCTAGATCGTTAAAAGAAATACTGTCTCTTTTTGACAAATGCCATATTCACGCCCCGATGATAGTAGTCTATTTTGCTTTTTGCTTTGTCGACATTGCAGCTATTGTAGAAAATCAAATCCGAAATATGGAAAGACTTGGGCTTGACGAAACGTTGGCCTCTCAGTTTTATCATTGGCAATTTATTTACGACTACTATGCAACTGTCAAAGTTACGCTGATTTGTTGCACGGCTTTTTTACTCATCAGTAACCTGTCCATTATTAAATCAACTCAAAAGCGAGCCTCTGCGTAA
- a CDS encoding IS5 family transposase yields the protein MILCNHELVKLAHTIDWQRLEAEFGQLYSADSGALGKPIRLLAGLEYLKQIHKLSDEKAVAMWCENPYWQYFFGMQFFTHHMPCDPSSMVRFCKRIGEQGTELMLSLTVDVGLKVGAVKESSLREVVVDSTVMDKNISFPTDSKLLERCWKKLVDLAKHAGITLRQSYARAGVKVANSVSRYAYAKQYKRMRKALKKQKSYLGRVFRDILRKLDTDPSAAMVVQLRQAETLLKQDKFSKSKLYSLHEPHVECIAKGKSAKPYEFGVKVSVATTVKEQFIQCCHAMHGNPYDGDTLYRTLRIVEDVANVHPFTCFVDRGYRGHMAERYEVFIAGQKRGVTPASKKKLKRCNGIEPIIGHMKNDGHLGLNRLRGILGDKLNAIFAGVGQNLRKILSLLRFFYVWILCWFIMPLERESQHETELMG from the coding sequence ATGATTCTTTGTAACCATGAACTCGTTAAGTTGGCCCACACCATTGATTGGCAGCGTTTAGAAGCCGAATTTGGTCAACTTTACAGTGCAGATAGTGGCGCGTTGGGAAAACCGATTCGATTACTGGCTGGATTGGAATATCTTAAACAAATTCATAAGCTTTCGGATGAAAAAGCCGTCGCCATGTGGTGTGAAAATCCCTATTGGCAGTATTTTTTTGGGATGCAGTTTTTTACCCATCATATGCCGTGTGACCCAAGTTCTATGGTGCGTTTTTGCAAGCGAATTGGCGAGCAAGGTACGGAATTAATGTTGTCGCTCACCGTCGATGTCGGACTAAAAGTCGGCGCGGTAAAAGAAAGTAGTTTGCGCGAAGTGGTGGTGGATAGCACCGTGATGGACAAGAACATCAGCTTTCCAACCGACAGTAAACTGCTTGAACGATGCTGGAAAAAACTAGTCGACCTTGCCAAACACGCAGGTATCACACTGCGACAAAGCTATGCGAGAGCAGGTGTGAAGGTCGCAAACTCAGTCAGTCGCTATGCGTATGCCAAACAATACAAGCGGATGCGTAAGGCGTTGAAAAAACAAAAGTCGTATCTTGGCCGTGTGTTCCGCGACATTCTTCGTAAGTTAGATACCGACCCTTCAGCGGCGATGGTCGTTCAACTCCGGCAAGCTGAAACACTGTTAAAACAAGATAAATTCAGTAAATCGAAGCTGTACTCACTGCATGAGCCACACGTTGAATGCATAGCAAAAGGCAAAAGTGCAAAACCGTACGAGTTTGGGGTGAAGGTCAGCGTGGCAACGACGGTGAAAGAACAGTTTATACAGTGCTGTCATGCGATGCACGGTAACCCTTATGACGGTGACACCTTGTATCGCACCTTGAGGATAGTCGAAGACGTCGCCAACGTGCATCCGTTTACCTGCTTTGTAGACCGAGGTTATCGGGGTCATATGGCAGAGCGCTACGAGGTCTTTATTGCAGGTCAAAAACGCGGCGTGACACCTGCGAGTAAGAAAAAACTCAAGCGCTGCAATGGCATAGAACCCATCATCGGACACATGAAAAATGATGGCCACTTGGGATTAAACCGCTTGAGAGGCATATTGGGCGATAAATTAAACGCAATCTTCGCGGGTGTCGGGCAAAACTTGAGAAAAATCCTAAGCCTATTGAGGTTTTTTTACGTCTGGATTTTATGCTGGTTCATTATGCCTTTGGAGCGCGAAAGTCAGCATGAGACAGAATTAATGGGTTAG
- a CDS encoding transcriptional regulator, giving the protein MTSVAGHKKLFPKQKKILTTFGEDLFLAMKRREFTKSLVAERTGLDPKTITKVFNGDPGVAIGTYLKVMAVFGMESNFADMAGHDELGSKLQDLKLLEKKR; this is encoded by the coding sequence ATGACAAGTGTAGCAGGCCACAAAAAGCTGTTTCCAAAGCAAAAGAAGATCCTTACTACGTTTGGTGAAGACTTATTTCTCGCCATGAAACGCCGAGAATTCACCAAGTCATTGGTAGCAGAGCGGACAGGGTTAGACCCTAAAACCATCACTAAAGTATTCAACGGCGACCCAGGTGTTGCTATAGGCACGTACTTAAAAGTGATGGCGGTGTTTGGCATGGAAAGTAATTTTGCAGATATGGCTGGGCACGATGAGTTGGGAAGTAAACTTCAAGACTTGAAGTTATTGGAGAAAAAGCGATGA
- a CDS encoding type II toxin-antitoxin system HipA family toxin, which translates to MSRVTTEVYASWFPIKEPILAGHLLFQETSRGGVFSFEYDKAFLTSPFRMQLDPSLTLTSGEHYNDRSDKNFRVFLDSCPDRWGELLMKRRAALDFKNGHRETARMTAMDYLLGVHDSYRMGGLRFKTKSEGNFLDDNAEYAAPSMASLKQLEYASMMIENDENIDSDEYYRWLSMLIAPGSSLGGARPKACVHDDNNDLWIAKFPNSNDTTDVGAWEMVCHKLALDSGIDMYPCDIQKFNSTHHTFITKRFDRDRGQRIHFSSAMTQLQYYDGRGETEDASYLELAEFLTVNGSQTQKDLAQLWRRIVFNIAVSNTDDHLRNHGFLLTKKGWALSPAYDLNPSIDKTGLHLNIDDMSNELDYGLAFSVADYFNLKESEAKKIYDEVMLSVNNWEAIASDIGISRQEQLGMQEAFRV; encoded by the coding sequence ATGAGTCGAGTAACGACTGAAGTTTATGCTTCTTGGTTTCCAATAAAAGAACCTATTTTAGCTGGCCACCTTTTATTTCAGGAAACATCACGAGGTGGCGTATTTAGCTTTGAATACGATAAAGCATTCTTAACATCTCCGTTTCGCATGCAGCTTGACCCGTCACTGACATTAACTTCTGGCGAGCATTACAACGATAGAAGTGATAAGAATTTCCGCGTGTTTTTAGACTCTTGCCCAGACCGTTGGGGCGAGTTATTAATGAAGCGGCGTGCAGCTCTCGATTTTAAAAATGGCCACAGAGAGACCGCCAGAATGACAGCCATGGATTATTTACTTGGCGTTCATGACTCATATCGAATGGGCGGTTTACGATTCAAAACAAAGTCAGAAGGCAATTTCTTAGATGATAATGCTGAGTATGCTGCACCGTCCATGGCGTCACTTAAACAACTAGAATATGCCTCAATGATGATCGAAAACGATGAAAACATTGATAGCGACGAGTATTACCGTTGGCTAAGCATGCTTATTGCGCCAGGCTCCTCATTAGGTGGTGCTCGGCCTAAAGCATGTGTGCATGATGATAACAATGATTTATGGATAGCCAAGTTTCCCAATAGTAACGACACGACAGATGTCGGCGCTTGGGAAATGGTCTGCCATAAGTTAGCCCTTGATTCTGGCATTGATATGTATCCATGTGACATTCAAAAGTTTAACTCTACTCATCACACTTTTATTACTAAACGATTTGACCGAGATAGAGGCCAACGAATACACTTTTCATCAGCCATGACGCAGCTTCAGTACTATGACGGCAGAGGTGAAACAGAAGATGCAAGTTATCTAGAGCTAGCAGAGTTCCTAACCGTAAATGGCTCCCAAACTCAAAAAGATTTAGCGCAGTTGTGGCGCCGTATTGTGTTTAATATTGCGGTATCTAATACCGATGACCATTTACGTAATCACGGCTTCTTGCTAACCAAAAAAGGATGGGCACTGTCACCTGCTTATGATTTAAACCCGTCTATTGATAAGACCGGCTTACACCTAAACATAGATGACATGTCAAATGAGCTAGATTATGGTTTGGCATTTAGTGTGGCTGATTACTTTAACTTGAAAGAATCGGAGGCTAAGAAAATCTATGACGAAGTGATGCTCTCAGTGAATAACTGGGAAGCGATAGCGTCAGATATTGGTATTAGCAGGCAAGAGCAGCTTGGAATGCAAGAAGCATTTAGAGTTTAG
- a CDS encoding helix-turn-helix domain-containing protein, whose protein sequence is MGRIGTEKKFEIVKRRKSGEPASALAAEFGVSEKSVKRWFDAYKERGKKGLDNKSTKPKKSPNKISKNMERMVLEFKEKHTEWRPATIAKELKMQGFSISHPKVKDILIKHKKHAIWGKKGNKEWFQWLTKPEA, encoded by the coding sequence ATGGGAAGAATAGGCACTGAAAAAAAGTTTGAAATAGTGAAGCGCCGCAAGTCTGGCGAACCAGCTTCAGCACTTGCGGCTGAGTTTGGCGTGTCGGAAAAGTCAGTAAAGCGATGGTTTGATGCGTACAAGGAGAGAGGTAAAAAAGGCTTGGACAACAAGTCAACCAAACCCAAAAAGTCACCCAATAAGATTTCGAAAAATATGGAACGAATGGTTTTGGAGTTCAAAGAAAAGCACACCGAGTGGCGACCCGCAACCATAGCTAAAGAACTAAAAATGCAGGGGTTTTCAATTTCCCACCCCAAAGTAAAAGATATTTTGATTAAGCATAAAAAACATGCCATCTGGGGTAAGAAAGGCAACAAAGAATGGTTTCAATGGTTAACCAAGCCCGAAGCTTAA
- a CDS encoding helix-turn-helix domain-containing protein, with product MNHSNQTICIDGISYGVDQLVDCKVIARLVGLSHRTIEDMASRRELPMYKVGRSNRYCIADILTWLSEKQN from the coding sequence ATGAACCACTCTAACCAGACCATCTGTATTGATGGCATATCATACGGTGTAGACCAACTGGTCGACTGCAAGGTAATTGCGCGACTGGTTGGTCTGTCACACAGAACCATTGAAGATATGGCAAGTCGCCGAGAATTGCCAATGTATAAAGTTGGCAGGTCTAACAGATATTGTATTGCTGATATTCTGACATGGCTTAGTGAAAAACAAAATTAA
- a CDS encoding tyrosine-type recombinase/integrase produces MSNISNLEDYRNPAPNTENSKVINTRKYKDVREREYLTSSEIERISKAAKSVGRHGHRDSTIIMVAYHHALRVSELVNLKWSQVDLTQGLIHVNRLKNGVASVHPLSGQSIRALRKLKRDYPDTQYVFITERKGPLVADTVRKMIKRAGETAGLPFPIHPHMLRHST; encoded by the coding sequence ATGAGTAATATCAGCAACTTAGAAGATTACAGAAACCCCGCCCCAAACACCGAAAACTCGAAAGTTATCAATACCCGCAAATATAAAGATGTTCGTGAACGTGAATATCTAACATCATCAGAGATTGAGCGCATCAGCAAAGCAGCCAAATCGGTCGGTCGCCACGGTCATCGTGACAGTACCATCATCATGGTTGCTTACCATCACGCTTTACGTGTGTCGGAACTGGTAAACCTGAAATGGTCACAGGTTGATTTAACCCAAGGTCTGATTCATGTGAACCGATTAAAGAATGGTGTTGCTAGTGTGCATCCGTTGAGTGGTCAGAGCATCCGCGCATTGCGTAAACTGAAACGTGATTACCCTGACACTCAGTACGTCTTCATCACCGAACGCAAAGGTCCATTAGTAGCAGATACCGTGCGTAAGATGATTAAACGTGCTGGTGAAACGGCTGGGCTACCATTCCCAATTCATCCACATATGTTACGGCATTCAACTTGA